The genomic DNA TGCACCAAGAGTTATAGAGGAAAAAGATTATAAAAAACTTGTAAGAAAAGCTATAAATAGATTAGTAGAAGATGGAAGACAAGTACTTCATGAGATAGTTTATAATTATAAAGTGGATAATTCTAGCGTACTTAAAAATGCAATAGGCATGCAAGGAAGTTTTTTAAAAGCAGATGTACATCTTATTACTGGTTCTGAAAAAGAGATAATTTCATTAAAAAATGCTTTGAAAAATATTAACATAGAAATAGATGATATTATATTAGAACCTTATGCTTCAGCAAAATCAGTGCTTACACAGTCTGAAAAAGAATTTGGAACAGTAATAGTGGATATAGGTGGGGGAACAACAGATCTTGGAATATATAAAAGAGATAAATTAATTTATGCAAGTGTAATACCAATTGGTGGACAACATTTTACAAGTGATATAGCACAGGTATTAAAAATAGATTTAGAAACAGCAGAAGAATTGAAAAAGACATTTAGTGATTTATATTTTGATCCAAAAACAGAGAAAACTTTGCAAGTAGATAGTAAAAATTCAAATGATAAAATAGAAGTAAAATTAGATGTACTCAAAGAGATAATAGAAGCTAGAATAGATGATATAATAGAATATATAGAAGAGGGAATAGAATTATCAGGGTTTGGTGATTATATAACAAATGGAATTGTATTTACAGGTGGTTCGTCTAAGATAGCTGGTCTTGAAAAAAGAGCAAAACAACTTTTGAATTATAATATTAAAATAGGGGTACCTATAGAAATAGACGGATTATTAGAAAATATGAATAAACCAGAAAATGCTACAGGAATAGGATTATTACTTTATGCTACTGAAAAAAAATATTATTACTCAAAATTACATAAAGAAAAAAAACAAGAGAAAAAAATAGAAAAAAAAGAACAAAATAAAAATAAAATTGAAAAAGATAATAATATTAAAGAGAAGGTTAAAAAATTTTTTTCTAGCTTATTTTAGCGGAAATTAAGGAGGGTAAACAAGCATGGGGATGGAAGAACATGTAAAAATAAAAGTAATTGGTGTTGGAGGAGCTGGTGGAAATGCTATAAATGATATGATAGCTAGTGGTGTATCTGGGATAGAATTTATAGCAGCAAATACAGATGTACAAGATTTAGAAAATTCTGCTGCTCAAATCAAACTCCAATTAGGAAAAACTTTAACAAAAGGATTAGGTGCGGGAGCTGATCCAGAAATAGGAAGAAAATCAGTAGAAGAAAGTAAAGAAGAAGTAAAAAAAATATTAGAAAATACAGATATGCTTTTTATTACAGCAGGAATGGGTGGAGGAACAGGGACAGGAGCAGCTCCATCAATAGCTGAAATAGCTAAAGAATTGGGTGTTTTAACTATAGGTATAGTTACTAAACCATTTAATTTTGAAGGTAAAAAAAGAATGAAAAATGCTGAAGAAGGATTAGAGAGGTTTAGAGAGTTTGTAGATACGCTTGTTATTATTCCAAATGATAAATTATTTGATTTACCAAACAAAAAAATAACTCTTAAAAATGCATTCCAAGAAGCAAATAATATATTAAAAATAGGGGTAAAAGGTGTTTCGGAGCTTATAACAAAACATGGTTATATTAATCTAGATTTTGCAGATATACGTACAATAATAAAAGGATCAGGAGTAGCTATGTTAGGATTTGGAGAAGCAAGTGGAGAAGATAGAGCAAATATTGCTACACAAATGGCGTTATCTAATCCATTGTTAGAAAAATCTATAGAAGGAGCGCAAAGAATCTTATTAAATATAACAGGTGGAGAAGATTTTACTTTAACAGAAGCAAATCAAATTTCAGAAGCAATTAAAGCAGCGGCGGGAACAGAGCATACAGAAGAGATGATGTTTGGTAGTGTTATAGATGAAAGTTTAGAAGATATAATAAAAGTGACTATAATGGCAACAGATTTTATAGATTTAGCTGATAAAGAAATTAGAAAAGAAAAAACATTTGAAACAAATATTAAAGTTAATAAAGATAAAAAAACTGAAGAAGATGATGATTATTTAGAAATTCCAGCTATAATTAGAAAAAGAAATTTATAAAAAAAGTTGATTTTTAAATAAAAATATGTTATTATAAATAGCCCTGTTTAGTAAAAAACTAGACAATATCCAGAGGGAGGAGGAAGATTAATGATAAGAAATTACGAAATAATGTACATTATTAATCCAGTAACTACAGAAGAGCAAAAAGCAGAAGTTATAGAGAAAGTAAATGCTATCTTAGCTGCTGCAAAAGCTGAAGATGTAAAAGTTGAAAAATGGGGAGAAAGAAAATTAGCTTACCCTATCGACAAAAAAGAAACTGGGTTTTATGTATTAACTACTTTTAAAATTGAAGGAACAGAATTAAAAGAAGTAGAAACTAAATTAAACATAACTGAAAACTTAATGAGATATATCGTAGTAAAAAAAGACTAATTATAGATATTTTTGGGGAGGGGTTTTATGTCAATGAATTTAGTTGTATTAACAGGTAGATTAGCTAGAGATCCAGAGCTGAAATATGGACAAAGTGGTACAGCTTATTGTAGATTCACTTTAGCAGTTAACAGGGTAGCTAAAGATGAAGCGGATTTTATAGGATGTACAGCATTTGGAAAAACTGCAGAACTTATTGGTGAATACTTAAGAAAAGGTAGTATGACAGGAGTTCAAGGTAGATTACAAACTAGTTCATATGAAACAAATGGTGAAAAAAGATATAGAACAGATGTTATCGTTGATAGGATTGAGTTTTTAGAATCTAAAGCAAGCTTATCTACAACAGGAAACATAACAAATACGTCTAAATCCCCAGAACCAGTACAAAATTCGCATGAAGAAGAAGATGATGACGAATTTCCATTTTAATTTTTGGAGGTGAAGATAATGGATATCAAAAGAAGAAGAAGAAGAAGATCAAGATTAAAAGTAACTGCAAAAGATATTGATTATAAAAATGTAGATTTATTAAAAAAATTTATGTCTGATAAAGGTAAAATTAATCCAGCTAGAGTAACAGGAGCAGATGCTAAATTACAAAGAAAAATAGCTAGAGCTATTAAAAGAGCAAGAAATATAGCGTTATTACCTTATACTAATACAGTAAGTAAATAATTAAATTTATTAAAGCTAATGAGTTTTTCATTAGCTTTTTTTTATTTGAAATGATATAATTTTATAAAAAATCAAAAAATTTTAGGA from Hypnocyclicus thermotrophus includes the following:
- a CDS encoding single-stranded DNA-binding protein, which codes for MNLVVLTGRLARDPELKYGQSGTAYCRFTLAVNRVAKDEADFIGCTAFGKTAELIGEYLRKGSMTGVQGRLQTSSYETNGEKRYRTDVIVDRIEFLESKASLSTTGNITNTSKSPEPVQNSHEEEDDDEFPF
- the rpsF gene encoding 30S ribosomal protein S6, which encodes MRNYEIMYIINPVTTEEQKAEVIEKVNAILAAAKAEDVKVEKWGERKLAYPIDKKETGFYVLTTFKIEGTELKEVETKLNITENLMRYIVVKKD
- the ftsZ gene encoding cell division protein FtsZ; translation: MEEHVKIKVIGVGGAGGNAINDMIASGVSGIEFIAANTDVQDLENSAAQIKLQLGKTLTKGLGAGADPEIGRKSVEESKEEVKKILENTDMLFITAGMGGGTGTGAAPSIAEIAKELGVLTIGIVTKPFNFEGKKRMKNAEEGLERFREFVDTLVIIPNDKLFDLPNKKITLKNAFQEANNILKIGVKGVSELITKHGYINLDFADIRTIIKGSGVAMLGFGEASGEDRANIATQMALSNPLLEKSIEGAQRILLNITGGEDFTLTEANQISEAIKAAAGTEHTEEMMFGSVIDESLEDIIKVTIMATDFIDLADKEIRKEKTFETNIKVNKDKKTEEDDDYLEIPAIIRKRNL
- the ftsA gene encoding cell division protein FtsA — translated: MDNNIAVAIDIGTTKIYVIIAKVDNETHTFQVKGYGVAASRGLKRGLIVDITTLSEDIERAVKKAEFMAGIKITKTFVGLSGKHIKSSVTNVELELDNAPRVIEEKDYKKLVRKAINRLVEDGRQVLHEIVYNYKVDNSSVLKNAIGMQGSFLKADVHLITGSEKEIISLKNALKNINIEIDDIILEPYASAKSVLTQSEKEFGTVIVDIGGGTTDLGIYKRDKLIYASVIPIGGQHFTSDIAQVLKIDLETAEELKKTFSDLYFDPKTEKTLQVDSKNSNDKIEVKLDVLKEIIEARIDDIIEYIEEGIELSGFGDYITNGIVFTGGSSKIAGLEKRAKQLLNYNIKIGVPIEIDGLLENMNKPENATGIGLLLYATEKKYYYSKLHKEKKQEKKIEKKEQNKNKIEKDNNIKEKVKKFFSSLF
- the rpsR gene encoding 30S ribosomal protein S18, coding for MDIKRRRRRRSRLKVTAKDIDYKNVDLLKKFMSDKGKINPARVTGADAKLQRKIARAIKRARNIALLPYTNTVSK